From the genome of Bombus pascuorum chromosome 2, iyBomPasc1.1, whole genome shotgun sequence, one region includes:
- the LOC132916750 gene encoding transcriptional repressor p66-beta isoform X1, which yields MSLVAEFKRMEAMDLDGDAVVDLSVSSSSRRNSPSITVNSGDVGVPLDLGVHFSSSPNVDNNMPEARNIQNAARGILAPKSGDDRKTRRNLRPRIEISYAETPDERRINGYVNGNADSDEGDMPPLPPIKELSSDELAERERTLRKLREELRSEEMKLVLLKKLRQSQQLKENIAAVPKVPSKLPPPVTVQPTPHSNVPVSSHRTGKAPPPLLRGQPAPSRSSSLHAPPPGMLLPPTVGRSSTSSTGMPPNMVIPQPPHPRGRPPSATPNVSNYHAPADRTERSTKDPTPTPAHQVSKLLVGPQENKTTASLSTPVISEQERPRDDNQTPAQRQAAAKLALRKQLEKTLLQIPPPKPPPPEMHFVPNPSNTEFIYLVGLEHVVDFITKEPAIPPPPEPFECTQCKTDFTPVWKWEKPVTGGKKEGPRGQHATFQRPPAGRDPRVICEHCVTTNVKKALKAEHTNRLKTAFVKALQQEQEIEQRLAQAACPSPDPPAPKPVPKAATPTRRVATPPAPPPQVPPTPTLAPTPPAPKLQEHPLVKLAESGKFSPHHAAAAALQQQLLRELAKNPVPGLPPHQPLPAHMMPPFTSILYPYQIAMAQAGGKGLAELQRQAADLQRQYLLDMIPSQASQAQGNQAPPRAHPHNWKT from the exons ATGTCATT AGTTGCTGAATTTAAAAGAATGGAAGCCATGGATTTGGACGGGGATGCGGTTGTTGACTTGAGTGTTAG CAGCAGTAGCAGGAGAAATTCTCCATCGATAACTGTTAACTCTGGTGACGTTGGAGTTCCATTAGATTTAGGTGTTCACTTTTCTTCAAGTCCTAATGTGGACAACAACATGCCAGAAGCACGTAATATTCAGAATGCAGCAAGAGGCATTTTGGCTCCCAAGTCTGGAGATGATAGGAAAACTCGTCGTAATCTTAGACCTAGAATTGAAATAAGTTATGCAGAAACTCCTGATGAACGTAGAATAAATGGTTATGTGAATGGAAATGCAGACAGCGATGAAg GTGATATGCCTCCTTTGCCACCAATAAAAGAATTATCATCGGATGAGTTGGCTGAACGTGAGAGAACACTTAGAAAATTAAGGGAGGAACTTAGATCTGAGGAAATGAAATTGGTATTACTGAAGAAATTAAGGCAATCTCAGCAATTGAAAGAAAACATTGCTGCTGTCCCTAAAGTACCAAGTAAATTACCCCCACCAGTTACAGTACAACCAACTCCGCATAG TAACGTACCTGTTTCCAGTCATAGGACAGGCAAGGCACCACCACCTTTGCTTAGAGGACAACCTGCACCCAGTAGAAGCAGTAGTTTACATGCACCACCACCTGGAATGTTATTACCTCCCACAGTTGGACGAAGTTCTACTTCTAGTACTGGAATGCCACCTAACATGGTCATACCACAACCACCTCATCCTAGAGGCAGGCCACCTAGTGCGACACCAAATGTATCAAATTATCATGCACCTGCAGACAGAACTGAGAGGTCCACGAAAGATCCAACACCCACTCCAGCACATCAAGTAAGTAAG CTGCTTGTTGGAcctcaagaaaataaaaccacCGCATCCTTAAGCACACCTGTGATTTCAGAGCAG GAAAGACCAAGGGATGATAATCAGACACCTGCACAACGTCAGGCAGCTGCTAAATTGGCTTTAAGAAAACAACTCGAAAAGACCTTGTTACAAATACCGCCTCCGAAACCACCGCCACCGGAGATGCACTTCGTGCCAAATCCGTCTAATACGGAATTTATATACTTGGTGGGTCTGGAGCATGTAGTTGATTTTATCACTAAAGAACCAGCTATTCCACCACCTCCGGAACCATTTGAGTGTACTCAATGTAAAACGGATTTCACACCAGTGTGGAAATGGGAAAAGCCTGTGACTGGTGGTAAAAAGGAAGGTCCAAGAGGGCAACATGCAACTTTCCAAAGACCTCCAGCAGGTCGTGATCCTCGAGTTATATGCGAACATTGTGTAACGACCAATGTTAAAAAGGCTCTTAAAGCAGAGCATACTAATCG gTTAAAAACAGCATTTGTAAAAGCACTGCAGCAGGAACAAGAAATAGAGCAAAGGTTGGCGCAAGCAGCGTGCCCTAGCCCAGACCCACCAGCTCCTAAACCAGTTCCTAAAGCAGCTACTCCTACGAGAAGAGTAGCAACACCACCAGCCCCTCCACCACAAGTTCCACCCACACCAACATTAGCGCCAACTCCACCAGCACCCAAGTTACAAGAGCATCCTCTTGTTAAATTGGCAGAAAGCGGAAAATTCAGCCCACATCACGCTGCTGCGGCTGCTTTACAACAACAGTTGCTCAGAg AACTGGCAAAAAATCCAGTACCAGGCCTGCCACCTCATCAACCTCTTCCTGCTCACATGATGCCACCATTTACCTCGATATTATATCCCTACCAAATAGCGATGGCGCAAGCTGGCGGAAAAGGTCTCGCAGAATTACAACGACAAGCGGCAGACTTGCAACGCCAATATTTGCTTGATATGATTCCATCACAAGCATCTCAAGCACAGGGCAACCAGGCACCACCTCGAGCCCATCCACATAATTGGAAAACGTAA
- the LOC132916750 gene encoding transcriptional repressor p66-beta isoform X4, with product MSLVAEFKRMEAMDLDGDAVVDLSVSSSSRRNSPSITVNSGDVGVPLDLGVHFSSSPNVDNNMPEARNIQNAARGILAPKSGDDRKTRRNLRPRIEISYAETPDERRINGYVNGNADSDEGDMPPLPPIKELSSDELAERERTLRKLREELRSEEMKLVLLKKLRQSQQLKENIAAVPKVPSKLPPPVTVQPTPHSHRTGKAPPPLLRGQPAPSRSSSLHAPPPGMLLPPTVGRSSTSSTGMPPNMVIPQPPHPRGRPPSATPNVSNYHAPADRTERSTKDPTPTPAHQVSKLLVGPQENKTTASLSTPVISEQERPRDDNQTPAQRQAAAKLALRKQLEKTLLQIPPPKPPPPEMHFVPNPSNTEFIYLVGLEHVVDFITKEPAIPPPPEPFECTQCKTDFTPVWKWEKPVTGGKKEGPRGQHATFQRPPAGRDPRVICEHCVTTNVKKALKAEHTNRLKTAFVKALQQEQEIEQRLAQAACPSPDPPAPKPVPKAATPTRRVATPPAPPPQVPPTPTLAPTPPAPKLQEHPLVKLAESGKFSPHHAAAAALQQQLLRELAKNPVPGLPPHQPLPAHMMPPFTSILYPYQIAMAQAGGKGLAELQRQAADLQRQYLLDMIPSQASQAQGNQAPPRAHPHNWKT from the exons ATGTCATT AGTTGCTGAATTTAAAAGAATGGAAGCCATGGATTTGGACGGGGATGCGGTTGTTGACTTGAGTGTTAG CAGCAGTAGCAGGAGAAATTCTCCATCGATAACTGTTAACTCTGGTGACGTTGGAGTTCCATTAGATTTAGGTGTTCACTTTTCTTCAAGTCCTAATGTGGACAACAACATGCCAGAAGCACGTAATATTCAGAATGCAGCAAGAGGCATTTTGGCTCCCAAGTCTGGAGATGATAGGAAAACTCGTCGTAATCTTAGACCTAGAATTGAAATAAGTTATGCAGAAACTCCTGATGAACGTAGAATAAATGGTTATGTGAATGGAAATGCAGACAGCGATGAAg GTGATATGCCTCCTTTGCCACCAATAAAAGAATTATCATCGGATGAGTTGGCTGAACGTGAGAGAACACTTAGAAAATTAAGGGAGGAACTTAGATCTGAGGAAATGAAATTGGTATTACTGAAGAAATTAAGGCAATCTCAGCAATTGAAAGAAAACATTGCTGCTGTCCCTAAAGTACCAAGTAAATTACCCCCACCAGTTACAGTACAACCAACTCCGCATAG TCATAGGACAGGCAAGGCACCACCACCTTTGCTTAGAGGACAACCTGCACCCAGTAGAAGCAGTAGTTTACATGCACCACCACCTGGAATGTTATTACCTCCCACAGTTGGACGAAGTTCTACTTCTAGTACTGGAATGCCACCTAACATGGTCATACCACAACCACCTCATCCTAGAGGCAGGCCACCTAGTGCGACACCAAATGTATCAAATTATCATGCACCTGCAGACAGAACTGAGAGGTCCACGAAAGATCCAACACCCACTCCAGCACATCAAGTAAGTAAG CTGCTTGTTGGAcctcaagaaaataaaaccacCGCATCCTTAAGCACACCTGTGATTTCAGAGCAG GAAAGACCAAGGGATGATAATCAGACACCTGCACAACGTCAGGCAGCTGCTAAATTGGCTTTAAGAAAACAACTCGAAAAGACCTTGTTACAAATACCGCCTCCGAAACCACCGCCACCGGAGATGCACTTCGTGCCAAATCCGTCTAATACGGAATTTATATACTTGGTGGGTCTGGAGCATGTAGTTGATTTTATCACTAAAGAACCAGCTATTCCACCACCTCCGGAACCATTTGAGTGTACTCAATGTAAAACGGATTTCACACCAGTGTGGAAATGGGAAAAGCCTGTGACTGGTGGTAAAAAGGAAGGTCCAAGAGGGCAACATGCAACTTTCCAAAGACCTCCAGCAGGTCGTGATCCTCGAGTTATATGCGAACATTGTGTAACGACCAATGTTAAAAAGGCTCTTAAAGCAGAGCATACTAATCG gTTAAAAACAGCATTTGTAAAAGCACTGCAGCAGGAACAAGAAATAGAGCAAAGGTTGGCGCAAGCAGCGTGCCCTAGCCCAGACCCACCAGCTCCTAAACCAGTTCCTAAAGCAGCTACTCCTACGAGAAGAGTAGCAACACCACCAGCCCCTCCACCACAAGTTCCACCCACACCAACATTAGCGCCAACTCCACCAGCACCCAAGTTACAAGAGCATCCTCTTGTTAAATTGGCAGAAAGCGGAAAATTCAGCCCACATCACGCTGCTGCGGCTGCTTTACAACAACAGTTGCTCAGAg AACTGGCAAAAAATCCAGTACCAGGCCTGCCACCTCATCAACCTCTTCCTGCTCACATGATGCCACCATTTACCTCGATATTATATCCCTACCAAATAGCGATGGCGCAAGCTGGCGGAAAAGGTCTCGCAGAATTACAACGACAAGCGGCAGACTTGCAACGCCAATATTTGCTTGATATGATTCCATCACAAGCATCTCAAGCACAGGGCAACCAGGCACCACCTCGAGCCCATCCACATAATTGGAAAACGTAA
- the LOC132916750 gene encoding transcriptional repressor p66-beta isoform X8 gives MSLVAEFKRMEAMDLDGDAVVDLSVSSSSRRNSPSITVNSGDVGVPLDLGVHFSSSPNVDNNMPEARNIQNAARGILAPKSGDDRKTRRNLRPRIEISYAETPDERRINGYVNGNADSDEGDMPPLPPIKELSSDELAERERTLRKLREELRSEEMKLVLLKKLRQSQQLKENIAAVPKVPSKLPPPVTVQPTPHSNVPVSSHRTGKAPPPLLRGQPAPSRSSSLHAPPPGMLLPPTVGRSSTSSTGMPPNMVIPQPPHPRGRPPSATPNVSNYHAPADRTERSTKDPTPTPAHQVSKERPRDDNQTPAQRQAAAKLALRKQLEKTLLQIPPPKPPPPEMHFVPNPSNTEFIYLVGLEHVVDFITKEPAIPPPPEPFECTQCKTDFTPVWKWEKPVTGGKKEGPRGQHATFQRPPAGRDPRVICEHCVTTNVKKALKAEHTNRLKTAFVKALQQEQEIEQRLAQAACPSPDPPAPKPVPKAATPTRRVATPPAPPPQVPPTPTLAPTPPAPKLQEHPLVKLAESGKFSPHHAAAAALQQQLLRELAKNPVPGLPPHQPLPAHMMPPFTSILYPYQIAMAQAGGKGLAELQRQAADLQRQYLLDMIPSQASQAQGNQAPPRAHPHNWKT, from the exons ATGTCATT AGTTGCTGAATTTAAAAGAATGGAAGCCATGGATTTGGACGGGGATGCGGTTGTTGACTTGAGTGTTAG CAGCAGTAGCAGGAGAAATTCTCCATCGATAACTGTTAACTCTGGTGACGTTGGAGTTCCATTAGATTTAGGTGTTCACTTTTCTTCAAGTCCTAATGTGGACAACAACATGCCAGAAGCACGTAATATTCAGAATGCAGCAAGAGGCATTTTGGCTCCCAAGTCTGGAGATGATAGGAAAACTCGTCGTAATCTTAGACCTAGAATTGAAATAAGTTATGCAGAAACTCCTGATGAACGTAGAATAAATGGTTATGTGAATGGAAATGCAGACAGCGATGAAg GTGATATGCCTCCTTTGCCACCAATAAAAGAATTATCATCGGATGAGTTGGCTGAACGTGAGAGAACACTTAGAAAATTAAGGGAGGAACTTAGATCTGAGGAAATGAAATTGGTATTACTGAAGAAATTAAGGCAATCTCAGCAATTGAAAGAAAACATTGCTGCTGTCCCTAAAGTACCAAGTAAATTACCCCCACCAGTTACAGTACAACCAACTCCGCATAG TAACGTACCTGTTTCCAGTCATAGGACAGGCAAGGCACCACCACCTTTGCTTAGAGGACAACCTGCACCCAGTAGAAGCAGTAGTTTACATGCACCACCACCTGGAATGTTATTACCTCCCACAGTTGGACGAAGTTCTACTTCTAGTACTGGAATGCCACCTAACATGGTCATACCACAACCACCTCATCCTAGAGGCAGGCCACCTAGTGCGACACCAAATGTATCAAATTATCATGCACCTGCAGACAGAACTGAGAGGTCCACGAAAGATCCAACACCCACTCCAGCACATCAAGTAAGTAAG GAAAGACCAAGGGATGATAATCAGACACCTGCACAACGTCAGGCAGCTGCTAAATTGGCTTTAAGAAAACAACTCGAAAAGACCTTGTTACAAATACCGCCTCCGAAACCACCGCCACCGGAGATGCACTTCGTGCCAAATCCGTCTAATACGGAATTTATATACTTGGTGGGTCTGGAGCATGTAGTTGATTTTATCACTAAAGAACCAGCTATTCCACCACCTCCGGAACCATTTGAGTGTACTCAATGTAAAACGGATTTCACACCAGTGTGGAAATGGGAAAAGCCTGTGACTGGTGGTAAAAAGGAAGGTCCAAGAGGGCAACATGCAACTTTCCAAAGACCTCCAGCAGGTCGTGATCCTCGAGTTATATGCGAACATTGTGTAACGACCAATGTTAAAAAGGCTCTTAAAGCAGAGCATACTAATCG gTTAAAAACAGCATTTGTAAAAGCACTGCAGCAGGAACAAGAAATAGAGCAAAGGTTGGCGCAAGCAGCGTGCCCTAGCCCAGACCCACCAGCTCCTAAACCAGTTCCTAAAGCAGCTACTCCTACGAGAAGAGTAGCAACACCACCAGCCCCTCCACCACAAGTTCCACCCACACCAACATTAGCGCCAACTCCACCAGCACCCAAGTTACAAGAGCATCCTCTTGTTAAATTGGCAGAAAGCGGAAAATTCAGCCCACATCACGCTGCTGCGGCTGCTTTACAACAACAGTTGCTCAGAg AACTGGCAAAAAATCCAGTACCAGGCCTGCCACCTCATCAACCTCTTCCTGCTCACATGATGCCACCATTTACCTCGATATTATATCCCTACCAAATAGCGATGGCGCAAGCTGGCGGAAAAGGTCTCGCAGAATTACAACGACAAGCGGCAGACTTGCAACGCCAATATTTGCTTGATATGATTCCATCACAAGCATCTCAAGCACAGGGCAACCAGGCACCACCTCGAGCCCATCCACATAATTGGAAAACGTAA
- the LOC132916750 gene encoding transcriptional repressor p66-beta isoform X2, protein MSLVAEFKRMEAMDLDGDAVVDLSVSSSRRNSPSITVNSGDVGVPLDLGVHFSSSPNVDNNMPEARNIQNAARGILAPKSGDDRKTRRNLRPRIEISYAETPDERRINGYVNGNADSDEGDMPPLPPIKELSSDELAERERTLRKLREELRSEEMKLVLLKKLRQSQQLKENIAAVPKVPSKLPPPVTVQPTPHSNVPVSSHRTGKAPPPLLRGQPAPSRSSSLHAPPPGMLLPPTVGRSSTSSTGMPPNMVIPQPPHPRGRPPSATPNVSNYHAPADRTERSTKDPTPTPAHQVSKLLVGPQENKTTASLSTPVISEQERPRDDNQTPAQRQAAAKLALRKQLEKTLLQIPPPKPPPPEMHFVPNPSNTEFIYLVGLEHVVDFITKEPAIPPPPEPFECTQCKTDFTPVWKWEKPVTGGKKEGPRGQHATFQRPPAGRDPRVICEHCVTTNVKKALKAEHTNRLKTAFVKALQQEQEIEQRLAQAACPSPDPPAPKPVPKAATPTRRVATPPAPPPQVPPTPTLAPTPPAPKLQEHPLVKLAESGKFSPHHAAAAALQQQLLRELAKNPVPGLPPHQPLPAHMMPPFTSILYPYQIAMAQAGGKGLAELQRQAADLQRQYLLDMIPSQASQAQGNQAPPRAHPHNWKT, encoded by the exons ATGTCATT AGTTGCTGAATTTAAAAGAATGGAAGCCATGGATTTGGACGGGGATGCGGTTGTTGACTTGAGTGTTAG CAGTAGCAGGAGAAATTCTCCATCGATAACTGTTAACTCTGGTGACGTTGGAGTTCCATTAGATTTAGGTGTTCACTTTTCTTCAAGTCCTAATGTGGACAACAACATGCCAGAAGCACGTAATATTCAGAATGCAGCAAGAGGCATTTTGGCTCCCAAGTCTGGAGATGATAGGAAAACTCGTCGTAATCTTAGACCTAGAATTGAAATAAGTTATGCAGAAACTCCTGATGAACGTAGAATAAATGGTTATGTGAATGGAAATGCAGACAGCGATGAAg GTGATATGCCTCCTTTGCCACCAATAAAAGAATTATCATCGGATGAGTTGGCTGAACGTGAGAGAACACTTAGAAAATTAAGGGAGGAACTTAGATCTGAGGAAATGAAATTGGTATTACTGAAGAAATTAAGGCAATCTCAGCAATTGAAAGAAAACATTGCTGCTGTCCCTAAAGTACCAAGTAAATTACCCCCACCAGTTACAGTACAACCAACTCCGCATAG TAACGTACCTGTTTCCAGTCATAGGACAGGCAAGGCACCACCACCTTTGCTTAGAGGACAACCTGCACCCAGTAGAAGCAGTAGTTTACATGCACCACCACCTGGAATGTTATTACCTCCCACAGTTGGACGAAGTTCTACTTCTAGTACTGGAATGCCACCTAACATGGTCATACCACAACCACCTCATCCTAGAGGCAGGCCACCTAGTGCGACACCAAATGTATCAAATTATCATGCACCTGCAGACAGAACTGAGAGGTCCACGAAAGATCCAACACCCACTCCAGCACATCAAGTAAGTAAG CTGCTTGTTGGAcctcaagaaaataaaaccacCGCATCCTTAAGCACACCTGTGATTTCAGAGCAG GAAAGACCAAGGGATGATAATCAGACACCTGCACAACGTCAGGCAGCTGCTAAATTGGCTTTAAGAAAACAACTCGAAAAGACCTTGTTACAAATACCGCCTCCGAAACCACCGCCACCGGAGATGCACTTCGTGCCAAATCCGTCTAATACGGAATTTATATACTTGGTGGGTCTGGAGCATGTAGTTGATTTTATCACTAAAGAACCAGCTATTCCACCACCTCCGGAACCATTTGAGTGTACTCAATGTAAAACGGATTTCACACCAGTGTGGAAATGGGAAAAGCCTGTGACTGGTGGTAAAAAGGAAGGTCCAAGAGGGCAACATGCAACTTTCCAAAGACCTCCAGCAGGTCGTGATCCTCGAGTTATATGCGAACATTGTGTAACGACCAATGTTAAAAAGGCTCTTAAAGCAGAGCATACTAATCG gTTAAAAACAGCATTTGTAAAAGCACTGCAGCAGGAACAAGAAATAGAGCAAAGGTTGGCGCAAGCAGCGTGCCCTAGCCCAGACCCACCAGCTCCTAAACCAGTTCCTAAAGCAGCTACTCCTACGAGAAGAGTAGCAACACCACCAGCCCCTCCACCACAAGTTCCACCCACACCAACATTAGCGCCAACTCCACCAGCACCCAAGTTACAAGAGCATCCTCTTGTTAAATTGGCAGAAAGCGGAAAATTCAGCCCACATCACGCTGCTGCGGCTGCTTTACAACAACAGTTGCTCAGAg AACTGGCAAAAAATCCAGTACCAGGCCTGCCACCTCATCAACCTCTTCCTGCTCACATGATGCCACCATTTACCTCGATATTATATCCCTACCAAATAGCGATGGCGCAAGCTGGCGGAAAAGGTCTCGCAGAATTACAACGACAAGCGGCAGACTTGCAACGCCAATATTTGCTTGATATGATTCCATCACAAGCATCTCAAGCACAGGGCAACCAGGCACCACCTCGAGCCCATCCACATAATTGGAAAACGTAA
- the LOC132916750 gene encoding transcriptional repressor p66-beta isoform X3 translates to MSLVAEFKRMEAMDLDGDAVVDLSVSSSSRRNSPSITVNSGDVGVPLDLGVHFSSSPNVDNNMPEARNIQNAARGILAPKSGDDRKTRRNLRPRIEISYAETPDERRINGYVNGNADSDEGDMPPLPPIKELSSDELAERERTLRKLREELRSEEMKLVLLKKLRQSQQLKENIAAVPKVPSKLPPPVTVQPTPHSNVPVSSHRTGKAPPPLLRGQPAPSRSSSLHAPPPGMLLPPTVGRSSTSSTGMPPNMVIPQPPHPRGRPPSATPNVSNYHAPADRTERSTKDPTPTPAHQLLVGPQENKTTASLSTPVISEQERPRDDNQTPAQRQAAAKLALRKQLEKTLLQIPPPKPPPPEMHFVPNPSNTEFIYLVGLEHVVDFITKEPAIPPPPEPFECTQCKTDFTPVWKWEKPVTGGKKEGPRGQHATFQRPPAGRDPRVICEHCVTTNVKKALKAEHTNRLKTAFVKALQQEQEIEQRLAQAACPSPDPPAPKPVPKAATPTRRVATPPAPPPQVPPTPTLAPTPPAPKLQEHPLVKLAESGKFSPHHAAAAALQQQLLRELAKNPVPGLPPHQPLPAHMMPPFTSILYPYQIAMAQAGGKGLAELQRQAADLQRQYLLDMIPSQASQAQGNQAPPRAHPHNWKT, encoded by the exons ATGTCATT AGTTGCTGAATTTAAAAGAATGGAAGCCATGGATTTGGACGGGGATGCGGTTGTTGACTTGAGTGTTAG CAGCAGTAGCAGGAGAAATTCTCCATCGATAACTGTTAACTCTGGTGACGTTGGAGTTCCATTAGATTTAGGTGTTCACTTTTCTTCAAGTCCTAATGTGGACAACAACATGCCAGAAGCACGTAATATTCAGAATGCAGCAAGAGGCATTTTGGCTCCCAAGTCTGGAGATGATAGGAAAACTCGTCGTAATCTTAGACCTAGAATTGAAATAAGTTATGCAGAAACTCCTGATGAACGTAGAATAAATGGTTATGTGAATGGAAATGCAGACAGCGATGAAg GTGATATGCCTCCTTTGCCACCAATAAAAGAATTATCATCGGATGAGTTGGCTGAACGTGAGAGAACACTTAGAAAATTAAGGGAGGAACTTAGATCTGAGGAAATGAAATTGGTATTACTGAAGAAATTAAGGCAATCTCAGCAATTGAAAGAAAACATTGCTGCTGTCCCTAAAGTACCAAGTAAATTACCCCCACCAGTTACAGTACAACCAACTCCGCATAG TAACGTACCTGTTTCCAGTCATAGGACAGGCAAGGCACCACCACCTTTGCTTAGAGGACAACCTGCACCCAGTAGAAGCAGTAGTTTACATGCACCACCACCTGGAATGTTATTACCTCCCACAGTTGGACGAAGTTCTACTTCTAGTACTGGAATGCCACCTAACATGGTCATACCACAACCACCTCATCCTAGAGGCAGGCCACCTAGTGCGACACCAAATGTATCAAATTATCATGCACCTGCAGACAGAACTGAGAGGTCCACGAAAGATCCAACACCCACTCCAGCACATCAA CTGCTTGTTGGAcctcaagaaaataaaaccacCGCATCCTTAAGCACACCTGTGATTTCAGAGCAG GAAAGACCAAGGGATGATAATCAGACACCTGCACAACGTCAGGCAGCTGCTAAATTGGCTTTAAGAAAACAACTCGAAAAGACCTTGTTACAAATACCGCCTCCGAAACCACCGCCACCGGAGATGCACTTCGTGCCAAATCCGTCTAATACGGAATTTATATACTTGGTGGGTCTGGAGCATGTAGTTGATTTTATCACTAAAGAACCAGCTATTCCACCACCTCCGGAACCATTTGAGTGTACTCAATGTAAAACGGATTTCACACCAGTGTGGAAATGGGAAAAGCCTGTGACTGGTGGTAAAAAGGAAGGTCCAAGAGGGCAACATGCAACTTTCCAAAGACCTCCAGCAGGTCGTGATCCTCGAGTTATATGCGAACATTGTGTAACGACCAATGTTAAAAAGGCTCTTAAAGCAGAGCATACTAATCG gTTAAAAACAGCATTTGTAAAAGCACTGCAGCAGGAACAAGAAATAGAGCAAAGGTTGGCGCAAGCAGCGTGCCCTAGCCCAGACCCACCAGCTCCTAAACCAGTTCCTAAAGCAGCTACTCCTACGAGAAGAGTAGCAACACCACCAGCCCCTCCACCACAAGTTCCACCCACACCAACATTAGCGCCAACTCCACCAGCACCCAAGTTACAAGAGCATCCTCTTGTTAAATTGGCAGAAAGCGGAAAATTCAGCCCACATCACGCTGCTGCGGCTGCTTTACAACAACAGTTGCTCAGAg AACTGGCAAAAAATCCAGTACCAGGCCTGCCACCTCATCAACCTCTTCCTGCTCACATGATGCCACCATTTACCTCGATATTATATCCCTACCAAATAGCGATGGCGCAAGCTGGCGGAAAAGGTCTCGCAGAATTACAACGACAAGCGGCAGACTTGCAACGCCAATATTTGCTTGATATGATTCCATCACAAGCATCTCAAGCACAGGGCAACCAGGCACCACCTCGAGCCCATCCACATAATTGGAAAACGTAA